The following are encoded in a window of Amycolatopsis solani genomic DNA:
- a CDS encoding winged helix DNA-binding domain-containing protein has product MPPKISTDQRRARLAVRHHLAAPAPAVADAVAGIVALHATDPATVHLSASARLAAPAVSGVEQALYEDRSLVRLLGMRRTVFVTDLETAALVQAGCAADIVVKQRKLLEQHLGQQGHPENVPEPAKWLASVEASVEEALRARGSATAQQLSEDEPRLRQQLLMAAGKPYEAIGNVTSRVLFLLAAGGRIVRGRPRGSWISTQYVWHPLDEWVPGGMRAWEPEAARAELARRWLHAYGPAPASDLRWWTGWTAGQTKKALAALSPAEVDLDGVPGIALPDDLEPVPPPPPWVAFLPALDPTPMGWQDRDWFLGPHRAALFDRSGNIGPTIWSQGRIVGGWAQRPSGDIAWRLLEDVGAEVKTAAEKAAEHCTEWFGEVRAVPRFRTPLERELSA; this is encoded by the coding sequence GTGCCTCCGAAGATCAGCACCGACCAGCGCCGGGCCCGCCTCGCGGTCCGCCACCACCTCGCTGCGCCCGCCCCCGCGGTGGCGGACGCGGTCGCGGGCATCGTCGCCCTGCACGCCACCGACCCGGCGACCGTGCACCTTTCGGCGTCCGCGCGGCTGGCGGCTCCGGCGGTTTCCGGTGTGGAGCAAGCGCTTTACGAGGACCGCTCCCTGGTGCGGCTGCTCGGCATGCGGCGCACGGTGTTCGTGACGGATCTGGAGACGGCGGCGCTCGTGCAGGCCGGGTGCGCGGCGGACATCGTCGTGAAGCAGCGGAAACTGCTGGAGCAGCACCTGGGGCAGCAGGGGCACCCGGAGAACGTCCCGGAGCCGGCGAAGTGGCTGGCTTCGGTCGAAGCTTCGGTGGAGGAGGCGCTGCGCGCGCGTGGCTCGGCGACGGCGCAGCAGCTCAGCGAGGACGAGCCCCGCCTGCGCCAGCAACTGCTGATGGCGGCGGGGAAGCCGTACGAGGCGATCGGCAACGTGACGAGCCGGGTGCTGTTCCTGCTGGCGGCGGGCGGGCGCATCGTGCGGGGGAGGCCGCGCGGGAGCTGGATCAGCACGCAGTACGTCTGGCACCCACTGGACGAGTGGGTCCCCGGCGGCATGCGCGCATGGGAGCCGGAAGCGGCCCGCGCCGAGCTGGCCCGCCGCTGGCTGCACGCGTACGGCCCGGCGCCGGCGTCCGACCTGCGGTGGTGGACGGGCTGGACGGCGGGGCAGACGAAGAAGGCACTGGCCGCGTTGTCGCCGGCCGAGGTGGACCTCGACGGCGTACCGGGGATCGCGCTGCCGGACGACCTGGAGCCGGTGCCGCCGCCACCCCCGTGGGTGGCGTTCCTGCCGGCCCTGGACCCGACCCCGATGGGCTGGCAGGACCGCGACTGGTTCCTGGGCCCGCACCGAGCGGCGCTGTTCGACCGCAGCGGCAACATCGGCCCGACGATCTGGTCGCAAGGCCGGATAGTGGGCGGCTGGGCCCAGCGCCCCTCAGGCGACATCGCCTGGCGGCTGCTGGAGGACGTGGGAGCGGAGGTGAAGACGGCGGCAGAGAAGGCAGCAGAGCACTGCACGGAGTGGTTCGGCGAGGTGCGCGCGGTGCCCCGGTTCCGGACACCACTGGAACGGGAGCTGTCGGCCTAG
- a CDS encoding LysE family translocator: MVSGTHLAAFAALTFLMVVVPGPSVLFTISRALTVGRRDALLTVVGNSAGVYTQVVAVAFGLGALVTTSAAVFTAVKIAGAAYLVYLGIQAVRHRRKLTDAMAAKVRATPGRVLTVLRDGFIVGFANPKSIVFLAALLPQFVDPAAGSVPAQMLVLGLCLPAIALATDTAWALVAGTARTWFARSPKRLEAIGGTGGLVMIGLGTGLAFTGRGD, encoded by the coding sequence ATGGTCTCCGGTACGCACTTGGCGGCGTTCGCCGCGCTGACGTTCCTCATGGTCGTGGTCCCCGGGCCGAGCGTGCTGTTCACGATCAGCCGCGCGCTCACCGTCGGGCGCCGCGACGCGCTGCTCACCGTCGTCGGCAACTCCGCGGGCGTGTACACGCAGGTCGTCGCGGTCGCGTTCGGGCTCGGCGCGCTCGTGACGACGTCGGCCGCGGTCTTCACGGCGGTCAAGATCGCCGGCGCCGCCTACCTCGTCTACCTGGGGATCCAGGCGGTCCGGCACCGCCGGAAGCTGACCGACGCGATGGCCGCGAAGGTGCGCGCCACGCCGGGCCGCGTCCTCACCGTCCTGCGCGACGGCTTCATCGTCGGCTTCGCCAACCCGAAGTCGATCGTGTTCCTCGCCGCGCTGCTCCCCCAGTTCGTCGACCCCGCCGCCGGTTCGGTGCCCGCGCAGATGCTGGTCCTCGGGCTGTGCCTGCCCGCGATCGCACTGGCCACCGACACGGCGTGGGCGCTGGTCGCCGGCACCGCCCGCACCTGGTTCGCCCGCTCGCCGAAACGCCTGGAAGCCATCGGCGGCACCGGCGGCCTGGTCATGATCGGCCTCGGCACCGGGCTGGCGTTCACCGGCCGGGGTGACTGA
- a CDS encoding ArsR/SmtB family transcription factor, translating into MSTARARGLSHALPAEVSLQEALAAVADPVRRSILRELAAVPEWTKACGTFDLPVAKATRSHHFAVLRAAGLIEQRDDGPRRLNRLRRPEFDAAFPGLLDLVLSHPGR; encoded by the coding sequence GTGAGCACGGCGCGGGCCCGGGGGCTCTCGCACGCGCTCCCGGCGGAGGTTTCGCTGCAGGAGGCGCTGGCCGCGGTCGCCGATCCGGTGCGCCGCAGCATCCTGCGCGAGCTGGCCGCCGTGCCCGAGTGGACGAAGGCGTGCGGCACGTTCGACCTGCCGGTGGCGAAGGCGACCCGCAGCCACCACTTCGCGGTGCTGCGCGCGGCGGGCCTGATCGAGCAGCGCGACGACGGGCCGCGGCGGCTGAACCGGTTGCGGCGCCCCGAATTCGACGCCGCGTTCCCCGGGTTGCTCGACCTGGTGCTCAGTCACCCCGGCCGGTGA
- a CDS encoding TIGR03620 family F420-dependent LLM class oxidoreductase has product MTKLGPLGATHTALDTDTAVAAELEELGYSTLWLPGGQENNLARIAEVVRGTSRIQVASGILSVDRVPAAAVASTYADLPAGRFVVGLGGAHGARPLAALNDYLDEIEEVVPPSARILSALGPRMLGLARDRASGAYPYLVTTDYVASAREILGAGPQLSVLLNVVAETDAAAMRETVRGGSLKFLAGVPGYAANFRRMGFSDEDVAGLSDRLVDGVTVWGDFDAVVARLREFRAAGADQVVVPLDGLPREWWPGLVEAVR; this is encoded by the coding sequence ATGACGAAGCTGGGGCCGCTGGGGGCCACCCACACCGCGCTGGACACCGACACCGCCGTGGCGGCCGAGCTGGAGGAGCTGGGCTACAGCACGCTCTGGCTGCCCGGCGGCCAAGAGAACAACCTGGCGCGGATCGCCGAGGTGGTCCGTGGCACCTCGCGGATCCAGGTGGCCAGCGGGATCCTGTCGGTCGACCGGGTGCCGGCCGCCGCGGTGGCCTCGACGTACGCGGACCTGCCCGCCGGCCGGTTCGTCGTCGGCCTCGGCGGGGCGCACGGGGCACGGCCGCTGGCGGCGCTGAACGACTACCTCGACGAGATCGAGGAGGTCGTGCCGCCGTCCGCGCGGATCCTTTCGGCGCTCGGGCCGCGGATGCTCGGGCTGGCGCGCGACCGCGCTTCGGGCGCGTACCCGTACCTGGTGACGACGGATTACGTCGCGTCGGCGCGGGAGATCCTCGGCGCGGGCCCGCAGCTGTCCGTGCTGCTGAATGTGGTGGCGGAGACCGACGCCGCCGCGATGCGGGAGACCGTCCGCGGCGGCTCGCTGAAGTTCCTGGCCGGCGTGCCGGGCTACGCGGCCAACTTCCGGCGGATGGGCTTCTCCGACGAGGACGTCGCGGGCCTGTCGGACCGGCTGGTCGACGGCGTCACGGTGTGGGGCGATTTCGACGCCGTCGTGGCGCGGCTGCGCGAGTTCCGGGCCGCGGGGGCCGACCAGGTGGTCGTGCCGCTCGACGGCCTGCCGCGCGAGTGGTGGCCCGGCCTGGTGGAGGCGGTCCGGTGA